In Sulfitobacter sp. OXR-159, the following proteins share a genomic window:
- a CDS encoding amino acid adenylation domain-containing protein has translation MAASSKRPWLYLEQIVCHLAQECLNPDILVAAFQSLVEQSSVLRLAIHSRGAAPPAQHIATPQDVAVETLDWAPVSPDDIRQQLQAFLETDRAKGCPLDAAPCFRLTLIRTGPASSILVWSFPHALLDGRSFAPLLAQAFINYEAIEAGRPSPIAPEVSNDVFLHHCAISEALDHAAGEAYFARTLEDWEGDTGLIDFRQKPGRKETLTQQLTTHETKALVSLAKATGVTLSTVVCAAWGIVLARFTGRADAVFGMTLSGRHLLENTKTALGCFIVTVPFRVKLDQDLSIGTLLRSVRKGQLEIRPFEHTPLAGLRRLTNVPPGKPLLESSLMFETASLDVRMQDYGDAWQHRRVELHEEDDLPLTVAAYQDEALRLEVEYDGKQVPQAPRLARYLKNLLCELAHAPPTTQLAQLSMLDEGERQRLEFLASATDTRVSEPCCITAFERQATHWPDRTALERIGGGKLTYGELDAAANALAQRLIDRGIAHGDVVGICATRSPAFVVAILAIWKAGAAFVPMDPTYPKTTLDIMAKDSGAKIILTDPDAPLFNLATLALSYEQMQERQASAPDRGHMSEHRNAYILFTSGTTGRPKGVVVSQASLAAHAAAVTKLFDLSPEDRVLQFASLSFDVAIEEIIPTLLSGAALLLRSPEMSQSISAFLQACETHRITLLNLPTGFWVELTLFLKTHDSLVPPHLRMVIVGGERVPLSILRRWRDIAPKVRWINGYGPTETTITCTAYEVTDDRPLRHSVPIGRPLAHACAWVLAADGSFAPMGAQGELCISGPAVAEGYVIDEDAKRTGFQTHKGTLAGRSYRTGDRVYWQDGLLNFVGRMDRQLKVRGFRIDPNQIESLLEERRDVARAYVAVPDDKTGRVVAWYSAARATAPPSEQDIQADLSQKLPPHMLPDLSYVETWPRTPGGKIDVAALPIPQDAVQSPETQLKTDSPHTRRIAELFEAVLETSPVAADSSFFDLGGNSLSILRLNTLLEKTFDTPVDPSLLYQDPSPAGIAKLITTKAEDRSCVIPLQPKGGRTPLYAIHALGENNSFFLPLANALNPNQPLFGITIGIRKEGLPSTVEALAAFYVEQINQHRPKGPVSLVAVSVSSFITFEVAQQLLAAGRDVQALIFLDASGPDGRIRKGRLGHRWVHFKNLLKQGKPYLDKLKQERRGERLHAEEMARLKEAGPEGPPAYDEARSVAQFVALSELAISNYVPAPYPRKLTIFKADDPFDAKAVFANGLGWKSVAKAGFDIIQVKGGHITMLYPPHVEELAQHITKALCAPAANNGLVPKVGS, from the coding sequence GTGGCCGCATCTTCAAAGCGGCCATGGTTATATCTTGAACAAATTGTCTGCCACCTTGCTCAAGAATGCTTGAACCCCGACATCCTTGTGGCGGCTTTTCAAAGTCTCGTTGAACAGTCTTCCGTCCTCCGGCTGGCGATACATTCACGGGGAGCAGCACCTCCAGCACAGCATATAGCGACGCCTCAAGATGTGGCCGTCGAAACGCTCGATTGGGCTCCTGTCTCACCGGATGATATACGCCAACAGCTTCAAGCATTTCTGGAAACTGACCGCGCCAAAGGCTGCCCGCTCGACGCAGCCCCCTGCTTTCGGCTCACCCTAATACGGACCGGGCCGGCCTCCAGTATCTTAGTTTGGTCTTTCCCGCACGCTTTGCTCGACGGGCGCAGCTTCGCTCCTCTATTGGCTCAGGCCTTTATCAACTATGAGGCCATAGAGGCCGGGCGTCCTTCGCCTATTGCGCCTGAGGTTTCAAACGACGTCTTCTTGCATCACTGCGCTATATCGGAAGCTTTGGATCATGCCGCGGGAGAAGCTTATTTTGCCCGAACCCTTGAAGACTGGGAGGGTGACACGGGCCTCATTGATTTTCGCCAAAAGCCAGGTCGTAAAGAGACACTGACCCAGCAGTTAACTACGCACGAAACAAAAGCTCTGGTTTCCTTGGCAAAAGCCACGGGTGTGACCCTCAGCACAGTGGTTTGCGCAGCTTGGGGCATTGTGCTTGCGCGATTTACAGGCCGCGCGGATGCTGTCTTTGGCATGACTCTCAGCGGAAGACACCTGCTTGAGAACACCAAAACTGCCCTTGGGTGCTTCATCGTTACGGTCCCTTTTCGCGTTAAGCTGGACCAAGACCTATCCATCGGCACGCTCTTGCGTAGCGTCCGCAAAGGTCAGCTTGAGATACGCCCCTTTGAACATACACCGCTCGCAGGTTTGCGGCGTCTTACGAATGTTCCACCAGGCAAACCATTGCTTGAATCTTCGCTAATGTTCGAGACAGCCTCTCTTGATGTGCGCATGCAAGACTATGGCGACGCATGGCAACACCGCCGCGTGGAGCTGCATGAAGAGGATGACCTTCCCCTTACTGTCGCGGCCTATCAAGATGAGGCGTTGCGGCTCGAGGTGGAGTATGACGGCAAACAGGTGCCCCAAGCCCCTCGCCTGGCCCGCTACTTAAAGAACCTGCTCTGCGAGCTGGCGCATGCCCCCCCGACAACACAGTTGGCCCAGCTCTCCATGCTCGATGAAGGCGAGAGGCAGCGTCTCGAATTCCTCGCCAGCGCAACAGATACAAGAGTATCTGAGCCCTGTTGCATCACCGCCTTTGAACGACAAGCAACTCACTGGCCTGACCGCACGGCTTTAGAGCGGATTGGGGGCGGCAAACTAACCTACGGCGAGCTTGATGCAGCAGCCAATGCGCTCGCCCAACGTCTTATAGATCGGGGGATCGCGCACGGCGATGTGGTTGGCATCTGCGCCACACGCAGCCCGGCCTTCGTGGTGGCCATTCTCGCGATTTGGAAAGCAGGCGCGGCCTTTGTGCCGATGGACCCGACCTATCCGAAGACAACTCTCGACATCATGGCAAAAGACAGCGGCGCCAAAATCATTCTAACAGATCCCGACGCTCCGCTGTTCAATTTGGCGACGCTGGCATTAAGCTACGAACAAATGCAAGAGCGCCAAGCGTCCGCCCCAGATCGCGGCCATATGAGCGAGCACCGGAACGCCTACATTCTATTTACGTCCGGCACCACAGGGCGCCCTAAAGGTGTTGTGGTATCACAGGCATCTCTCGCCGCTCATGCCGCAGCCGTCACTAAGCTGTTCGATCTATCTCCTGAAGATCGGGTCTTGCAGTTTGCAAGCCTCAGCTTCGACGTCGCGATCGAAGAGATCATTCCGACGCTTCTTTCTGGGGCCGCTTTGCTGCTCCGCAGCCCTGAAATGTCCCAATCTATCTCAGCATTTCTGCAAGCCTGCGAGACACATCGCATAACTTTGCTCAACCTACCAACGGGCTTCTGGGTGGAGCTTACCCTTTTCTTAAAAACCCATGATAGCCTTGTGCCGCCTCATCTGCGCATGGTCATCGTAGGAGGTGAGCGCGTCCCCCTATCGATCTTGCGCAGGTGGCGCGATATCGCGCCTAAGGTCAGATGGATCAACGGATATGGCCCTACAGAAACCACCATCACGTGCACGGCTTATGAAGTAACGGATGATCGCCCTTTGCGGCATTCTGTTCCGATCGGTCGCCCGCTTGCACACGCCTGCGCATGGGTTCTGGCCGCCGATGGGTCTTTCGCTCCAATGGGGGCTCAAGGCGAGCTTTGCATTTCCGGCCCCGCTGTCGCCGAAGGCTATGTGATTGATGAGGATGCGAAGCGCACAGGTTTCCAAACCCATAAGGGCACTTTAGCGGGACGCAGTTACCGCACCGGGGATCGGGTGTACTGGCAAGACGGGCTTTTGAACTTTGTTGGGCGGATGGATCGTCAGCTCAAAGTTCGGGGCTTCCGGATCGATCCCAATCAAATCGAAAGCCTGTTAGAAGAGCGGCGCGACGTGGCACGTGCTTATGTTGCTGTACCAGATGACAAGACTGGAAGAGTGGTGGCTTGGTACTCTGCGGCCCGTGCAACGGCCCCACCCTCAGAACAAGACATCCAAGCCGATCTCTCTCAAAAACTTCCTCCCCACATGTTGCCAGACCTCTCTTACGTAGAAACTTGGCCGCGCACCCCAGGGGGCAAGATTGATGTGGCAGCCCTCCCGATCCCCCAAGACGCGGTTCAGAGCCCAGAGACACAACTCAAGACCGACAGCCCCCATACCCGCCGGATAGCAGAACTTTTTGAAGCTGTACTGGAAACCAGCCCCGTTGCCGCAGACAGCTCATTTTTTGATCTCGGTGGCAATTCTCTTTCAATTCTGCGCCTCAACACCCTTCTGGAGAAGACCTTTGACACGCCCGTTGACCCAAGCTTGCTCTATCAAGATCCAAGCCCGGCTGGCATCGCAAAGCTGATCACAACCAAAGCCGAGGATCGATCCTGCGTCATCCCCTTACAGCCTAAAGGAGGGCGCACGCCGCTTTACGCGATACATGCATTGGGAGAGAACAATTCCTTTTTCCTACCTTTGGCGAACGCACTGAACCCCAACCAACCCTTGTTCGGCATTACAATCGGGATACGCAAAGAAGGACTGCCATCAACGGTTGAAGCCTTAGCCGCATTCTACGTAGAGCAGATCAACCAGCATCGGCCCAAAGGGCCAGTCTCCCTTGTGGCGGTATCGGTCAGCAGCTTCATTACATTTGAAGTGGCTCAGCAACTCCTCGCCGCAGGCCGCGATGTGCAGGCCCTAATATTCCTTGATGCCAGCGGACCTGATGGGCGCATCCGGAAAGGCCGCCTCGGGCATAGATGGGTGCATTTCAAAAACCTTCTCAAACAAGGCAAACCCTATCTCGACAAGCTTAAGCAAGAACGGCGCGGCGAAAGGCTTCATGCTGAAGAGATGGCCAGGCTAAAAGAAGCCGGCCCGGAAGGACCTCCTGCCTACGATGAAGCGCGCTCTGTTGCCCAGTTTGTCGCATTAAGCGAACTGGCCATTTCAAATTATGTACCAGCCCCTTACCCGCGCAAGCTCACCATCTTCAAAGCCGACGACCCTTTTGATGCCAAGGCCGTCTTCGCAAATGGACTTGGCTGGAAAAGCGTTGCAAAAGCCGGCTTTGATATAATCCAAGTCAAGGGCGGCCACATTACGATGCTGTACCCCCCTCACGTCGAAGAGTTGGCGCAACACATCACAAAAGCGCTTTGCGCCCCGGCGGCAAACAACGGGTTGGTGCCAAAAGTAGGATCGTGA